CGAAAACAAGGTGTTGGTTTTCGATCACCCTCTTTTGATTCTGATTGATAAAATAGATCAATATCGTAAAGAGAAAAGAGATAATAAAGATGATCAGGTCTTTCACATAGTGCAGTGTGGAATAGGCTCCGGGCGATACTTCATCACGAAACCACCACCACTGCATCTGTGAAAAAAGGGGGCTCAACAAGATGATCACCACGAACAACCCCAATAAGAACAGCCACATTTTATACGGCCGGTTCAGGAAGTGCGTTACCGCCCAAAATTGCAGCTGAAAAACAAAATAGAAAAACAACGTATTGGCTAACAGCGTCACAACAGACTCCGGAGTAATAATATCAACCAGCCGTACCCCGCTGTTTTTATCTAACGATATGGAGTAATACATCGACGACGAGAGCATGACAAACGCCAGGATAAAACTGATGATGACCGACGCGATAAGCGCCGTCTTTCTATTGTAACTGAGAATAAAAAATCGTTCTTTTCGTAATTTCATTTTTTCAATTGCCATTTCTATTATAACAGACTCACAAATGTACGGAAAACAAGAGAGAAAAGACCCGATAAACATCCGTTGTCAGGCAAATGTTCATCGGGATCAAAAAAAGTGTCTGTTCGAGGAGATTGTCTCAATTAGACACCCGTATCAAAACCCGGCCCATCTCCATGTCGTCACACACTTTTCTTCATGTTGGGCATCGAATGAGGTTCCATTTCCGGCCTCTATGGCCGGATCTTGAGACAATCTCTTTGGGTTCAGCGTTCTGCTTTTGTCAGAAACGATATCCTATGCCTACGTTCACAGTTTGTGTCCGCATTTTAGCATCATCAGAACCGCTGATCACATTTTTCAAAGCGGTCAACTCGTCCGCCTGATTAACCAGTCCGACCTGATACCCCGCGTTCACTTGCAACCCACTGTTGAACTCATATCCCAGCAAGAGCCCGAGACCAAAATCCCAACGGTTCATAGGCGTTTTCCCCGCTACTTCTTTATACAGGTCTATGTCAAGATCATCGAGGCTTGCATCAAAACCCAATCCTACGAACGGTCCAATACCTCCATAGAATAATCCATTATAGGTTCTGTATTGACCTAAAGCATATACCGGGAGCTGCATCCCCCACTGCTTGAATGTGTCATCTTCCGAGAGAGCTTCCATTTTAGCATTTCTATAGAAAAACGACAGTTCCGGTTGAAGTGCGAAATTCTCGTGCAATTCGACTCTCATGAACCCGCCTAAATTAGGGCCCGCCTTCATTTTACTCGAAAGCAGATCGAAGTCGCTT
This window of the Proteiniphilum saccharofermentans genome carries:
- a CDS encoding porin family protein codes for the protein MKKKTILVSLVALITIGITSVNAQTPIYWGVKGEMNLSNFLLSDFDLLSSKMKAGPNLGGFMRVELHENFALQPELSFFYRNAKMEALSEDDTFKQWGMQLPVYALGQYRTYNGLFYGGIGPFVGLGFDASLDDLDIDLYKEVAGKTPMNRWDFGLGLLLGYEFNSGLQVNAGYQVGLVNQADELTALKNVISGSDDAKMRTQTVNVGIGYRF